From the genome of Perca flavescens isolate YP-PL-M2 chromosome 1, PFLA_1.0, whole genome shotgun sequence, one region includes:
- the obi1 gene encoding RING finger protein 219 has protein sequence MALNFQTSTLHLTLPISCQICLGKVRQPVICANHHVFCSSCMEMWLKKASQCPTCRVPITAENPCREIIGGTNDHNDSPSMRKCLRKTRGELLLREYEEEFEGLIRENEELKTKNQSLESQLKTALDPCSINTLLTDDKKVDPFVLEEWTNKLRAATDVCDKVKQDMDKLKEANKALRSQNVDLVQENMRLKAEVVSRSPQKFGRYTVAALEAKIQQHERDVDHLKRALERSDQYIEDLESQVRKSEKRRLEGQEACWNSEAEAEAPTQPHKINMMMRSLSDNERESICSNPVAEGRTFSRHHSLMFMPSADHNESKKNLTGDQKTKDLESTSSDLLPTTPSSAFRSLTLRSPGVREKKVAFKPASYLRRLDFEDFPSPGESSSTMENQFSSLDKFPNDLPPITDVEPSKSVFWGGWQRSKSSDESCPGPSKEISVKEEDDVDDDEPGGLQISSEASMDAAYMDKISELDSMMLDGESTSSRGSQLSLASSPPADLDHTLVPEPRTCRDGPSSRGCKPVIQCDQKNHPPCVNVGGTLNEKEAPNGSAEECFAALVSDRENGANVPDCAGHEGPSQTDELSFDLLFDSLEENKAGASGSLSPASQDHDRVNLSSSPICTGKPVNTTRDRHTLNISQPTKRKSHSPFNTSSPTKLSKLM, from the exons ATGGCTCTTAACTTTCAGACATCCACCCTTCATCTGACTTTGCCGATTTCATGCCAGATATGTCTCGGAAAG GTCAGGCAGCCGGTCATTTGTGCCAACCACCACGTGTTCTGCTCCTCCTGCATGGAAATGTGGTTAAAGAAAGCTAGCCAATGTCCCACCTGCAGAGTCCCCATCACAGCAGAGAACCCCTGCAGGGAAATCATCG GAGGCACAAATGATCACAATGATAGTCCTTCCATGAGGAAATGTCTCAGAAAAACCAGAGGGGAACTGCTTTTGCGGGAGTATGAG GAGGAATTCGAAGGGCTCATCAGAGAAAACGAGGAgctgaaaacaaaaaatcaaaGTCTGGAGTCACAACTGAAGACTGCTTTGGATCCCTGCAGCATTAATACACTGCTAACAGATGACAAAAAAGTTGACCCCTTTGTCCTGGAAGAATGGACCAACAAGCTGCGCGCTGCCACCGATGTTTGTGATAAAGTAAAGCAGGACATGGATAAGCTAAAGGAA GCAAATAAGGCATTACGATCTCAAAATGTTGACCTTGTACAAGAGAATATGAGATTGAAAGCAGAGGTGGTGAGCAGATCTCCTCAGAA GTTTGGTCGTTATACAGTGGCAGCACTGGAAGCTAAAATCCAGCAGCACGAGCGTGATGTGGACCACTTAAAAAGGGCTCTGGAGCGCAGCGACCAGTACATCGAAGACCTGGAGTCTCAAGTCAGAAAGTCCGAGAAGCGACGTCTTGAAGGGCAGGAAGCATGCTGGAATAGCGAGGCCGAGGCAGAAGCTCCCACCCAGCCGCACAAAATCAACATGATGATGAGAAGCTTGAGTGACAACGAGAGAGAGTCAATCTGCAGCAATCCAGTGGCAGAAGGTCGAACGTTTTCTAGACATCACAGTTTGATGTTCATGCCGTCTGCAGATCACAACGAGTCTAAGAAGAATCTGACGGGTGACCAGAAAACCAAGGACTTGGAAAGCACCTCCTCTGACCTTTTGCCCACCACTCCGTCCTCTGCCTTCCGGTCCCTGACTCTGAGAAGCCCTGGCGTCCGTGAAAAGAAAGTTGCATTTAAACCTGCGTCTTATCTGAGGAGGCTTGATTTTGAAGACTTTCCCAGTCCTGGCGAAAGTAGCAGCACCATGGAGAACCAATTCAGCAGCCTCGACAAATTCCCCAACGACTTGCCTCCAATTACTGACGTGGAACCCTCAAAGTCTGTCTTCTGGGGTGGTTGGCAGAGATCTAAATCTAGTGACGAGTCATGTCCAGGTCCAAGTAAAGAAATCTCAGTTAAAGAAGAGGACGACGTAGATGATGACGAGCCTGGTGGCTTGCAGATTTCCAGCGAGGCCTCCATGGATGCCGCTTACATGGACAAAATCTCTGAGTTGGACTCCATGATGTTGGACGGAGAGAGCACCAGTAGCCGGGGATCACAGCTCTCCCTGGCTTCCTCCCCTCCCGCAGACTTGGACCACACTCTCGTCCCAGAACCACGAACCTGCCGGGATGGCCCGTCAAGCCGTGGTTGCAAACCTGTTATACAGTGTGACCAGAAGAACCACCCACCATGTGTCAACGTGGGTGGCACCTTGAACGAGAAAGAGGCTCCAAACGGCTCTGCAGAGGAATGTTTTGCTGCACTGGTGTCAGATAGGGAGAACGGTGCCAATGTCCCTGACTGTGCAGGGCACGAAGGGCCCTCTCAGACTGATGAACTGTCTTTTGACTTGCTGTTTGATTCACTGGAAGAGAATAAGGCCGGTGCTTCTGGCTCTCTCAGTCCAGCAAGCCAAGACCATGATCGTGTAAACCTTTCCTCCTCCCCCATCTGCACCGGTAAACCTGTGAACACaacgagagacagacacacactgaacatCAGCCAGCCGACAAAGAGGAAGTCTCACAGTCCCTTTAACACAAGCAGTCCCACAAAACTTTCAAAGCTCATGTGA
- the pou4f1 gene encoding POU domain, class 4, transcription factor 1, with product MMSMNSKQPHFAMHPSLPEHKYTTLHSSSEAIRRACLQTPQLQNNIFASLDETLLARAEALAAVDIAVSQGKTHPFKPDATYHTMSTVPCSSTSTVPLAHHHHHHHHHHHQNLEPQDIMDHITSPSLALMSGAHDGSGGGGGGGGGGGGAGLISTSSAHPHSHMHGLSHLSHQAMSMNSPLTHHGLLPGHHGGSQVGPGLTNTGLSSINDSDTDPRELEAFAERFKQRRIKLGVTQADVGGALANLKIPGVGSLSQSTICRFESLTLSHNNMIALKPILQAWLEEAEGAQREKMSKPDIFNGGEKKRKRTSIAAPEKRSLEAYFAVQPRPSSEKIAAIAEKLDLKKNVVRVWFCNQRQKQKRLKFSAAH from the exons ATGATGTCCATGAACAGCAAACAGCCGCACTTCGCAATGCATCCCTCTTTACCCGAGCACAAGTACACCACTTTGCATTCCAGCTCGGAAGCTATAAGGAGAGCCTGTCTACAAACTCCACAG CTACAGAATAACATATTTGCGAGCCTGGATGAGACCCTGCTGGCCCGGGCTGAGGCTTTGGCGGCCGTGGACATCGCCGTGTCCCAGGGCAAGACGCACCCGTTCAAGCCCGACGCCACCTACCACACGATGAGCACGGTGCCATGCTCGTCGACATCCACTGTGCCACTggcccaccaccaccatcaccaccaccaccaccaccaccagaaCCTGGAGCCACAGGATATCATGGACCACATCACCTCGCCGTCCCTCGCCCTGATGTCCGGTGCGCACGACGGGTCCGGTGGAggaggcggcggcggcggcggaggTGGCGGCGCAGGGCTCATCTCCACCTCCTCTGCCCACCCGCACTCTCACATGCACGGCTTAAGTCACCTCTCCCACCAGGCTATGAGCATGAACTCGCCTCTCACCCACCACGGGCTCTTACCGGGCCATCACGGGGGGAGCCAAGTCGGCCCAGGACTCACTAACACCGGACTCTCCTCCATCAATGACTCAGACACAGACCCAAGGGAGCTGGAGGCTTTCGCGGAGCGCTTCAAGCAGCGGAGGATCAAGCTGGGGGTGACCCAGGCGGACGTGGGAGGCGCTCTGGCTAATCTCAAAATCCCCGGCGTGGGATCACTGAGCCAAAGTACAATTTGTCGATTCGAGTCGTTAACTCTCTCCCACAACAACATGATTGCGCTCAAACCTATCCTCCAGGCCTGGCTAGAGGAGGCCGAGGGGGCCCAGAGGGAGAAAATGAGCAAACCTGACATTTTCAACGGAGGGGAAAAGAAACGCAAGAGGACCTCGATAGCGGCCCCAGAAAAGAGGTCTTTGGAGGCTTACTTCGCCGTACAGCCTCGGCCGTCGTCCGAGAAAATAGCAGCTATAGCGGAAAAGTTGGACCTGAAAAAAAATGTGGTGCGAGTGTGGTTTTGTAACCAAAGACAGAAGCAGAAGAGGTTGAAATTTTCCGCTGCTCACTGA